In the genome of bacterium, one region contains:
- the rpmE gene encoding 50S ribosomal protein L31 translates to MKPEIHPDYQEAKVTCACGNTFNVGSTKAEIFTEACSACHPFYTGTKKIMDTAGRVERFAKLVEKTKKQKEAKIIAKGAPKKLRESKASKSKKIG, encoded by the coding sequence ATGAAACCTGAAATTCACCCGGATTACCAAGAGGCCAAAGTTACCTGTGCTTGTGGCAATACTTTTAATGTTGGCTCAACAAAAGCCGAAATCTTCACAGAAGCCTGTTCCGCCTGTCATCCTTTCTACACTGGCACAAAGAAAATTATGGACACCGCCGGTCGCGTCGAGCGCTTTGCGAAATTGGTTGAAAAAACCAAGAAACAAAAGGAAGCCAAGATCATCGCCAAGGGCGCCCCAAAGAAACTCCGCGAGAGCAAGGCAAGCAAGTCTAAAAAGATAGGGTAG